A genome region from Clostridia bacterium includes the following:
- a CDS encoding ABC transporter permease, which produces MSFLQAFKMAIKSIRSNKVRSFLTMLGVIIGVGSVISAVAFAQGSTKSITSSLEEMGTNLIQISIVGRNSNRNVTYTDLQKFAEENSSEITAVTPQISSNVTVKAGTDSTDTSMVGTSPEYETIRSRHVQSGRFLLTLDNDYRQKVAVIGTRIVNELFEGRNPLGQNIKINGQVFKVVGILEQKENGQDQSIDDQVIIPVTVAQRLSKEANIRNFAVQAASPEVVENVMEKLNTFLTKIYKDETTFRVFNQAQAIDMLNSITGTLMVVLGGIAAISLIVGGIGIMNIMLVSVTERTREIGIRKAIGAKRKNIMIQFLIEAIMVTGIGGFIGVIIGLSVIKFVIGGLKITTPVYSTFWVALSFGISLLVGVIFGMFPAYKAAKLNPIEALRFE; this is translated from the coding sequence TTGAGCTTCTTACAGGCCTTTAAGATGGCTATAAAGAGTATACGGAGCAATAAAGTCCGATCATTTCTTACAATGCTGGGAGTAATAATAGGAGTAGGTTCTGTAATATCAGCTGTGGCCTTTGCACAGGGAAGTACAAAAAGCATAACAAGCTCTCTTGAGGAAATGGGAACAAATCTTATACAAATATCTATTGTTGGTAGGAACAGTAATAGAAATGTTACATATACAGATCTGCAGAAATTTGCAGAAGAAAACAGCAGTGAAATTACTGCCGTAACTCCCCAAATAAGCTCCAATGTGACTGTAAAGGCAGGAACAGACAGTACGGATACTTCCATGGTTGGAACCAGTCCTGAATATGAAACAATAAGGAGCAGACATGTTCAGTCCGGGCGTTTTCTCCTTACTCTGGATAATGACTATAGGCAGAAGGTAGCGGTAATAGGCACGAGGATAGTAAACGAGTTGTTTGAAGGGAGAAATCCTCTGGGACAGAATATAAAAATAAACGGACAGGTATTCAAGGTGGTGGGTATACTTGAACAGAAAGAAAACGGGCAGGATCAATCTATTGATGATCAGGTGATCATTCCTGTTACAGTGGCGCAAAGACTGAGCAAGGAGGCCAATATAAGAAACTTTGCAGTTCAGGCAGCTTCACCAGAAGTAGTAGAAAATGTGATGGAAAAGCTTAATACATTTTTAACCAAAATCTACAAAGATGAAACAACATTCAGAGTATTTAATCAAGCACAGGCTATTGACATGCTTAACAGCATAACAGGTACGTTAATGGTGGTTCTTGGGGGTATAGCCGCAATTTCTTTAATAGTAGGAGGTATCGGGATAATGAATATTATGCTGGTATCAGTTACGGAAAGAACAAGAGAGATTGGTATCCGCAAGGCTATTGGAGCGAAGAGAAAAAATATTATGATACAATTTCTGATTGAGGCAATAATGGTTACGGGTATAGGTGGGTTTATCGGTGTAATTATAGGCTTGTCGGTAATTAAATTTGTAATAGGCGGACTTAAAATTACTACACCTGTATATTCTACATTTTGGGTTGCATTATCCTTTGGAATTTCGTTGCTGGTAGGAGTGATATTCGGAATGTTTCCGGCTTATAAGGCTGCGAAACTTAACCCTATTGAAGCACTCAGGTTTGAATAA
- a CDS encoding ABC transporter ATP-binding protein, with product MIHISNMCKIYRMGDNMIKALNNVSLQINKHEFVAIIGPSGSGKSTLMNMLGCLDTPTSGTYILDNFEVSKLNDNQLADIRNNKIGFIFQGFNLLQKLTALENVELPLIYQGIGAKERHRRSSAALETVGLGERIHHKPTELSGGQQQRVAIARALVSDPPIILADEPTGNLDSKSGTEIMRILKELHDKGNTIILITHDNNIANQAKRVVRIQDGEIIEDREVG from the coding sequence ATGATACATATATCAAATATGTGCAAGATATACCGGATGGGTGACAATATGATAAAGGCTTTGAATAATGTTTCACTGCAAATAAACAAGCACGAGTTCGTAGCAATAATAGGCCCTTCCGGATCAGGCAAGTCAACGCTAATGAATATGCTTGGATGTCTTGACACTCCAACGTCAGGTACATATATCCTTGATAATTTTGAGGTGAGCAAGCTAAATGACAACCAGCTTGCTGATATAAGGAACAATAAAATCGGTTTTATATTTCAGGGCTTTAATCTTCTCCAAAAGCTTACAGCACTGGAAAATGTAGAGCTTCCATTGATATATCAGGGGATAGGAGCAAAAGAGAGGCATAGAAGAAGCAGTGCTGCCCTGGAAACTGTGGGTCTTGGTGAAAGAATACATCACAAGCCTACAGAACTATCAGGCGGACAGCAGCAGAGGGTAGCAATCGCAAGAGCTTTGGTGAGTGACCCACCGATTATCCTTGCCGATGAACCTACAGGAAACCTTGATTCAAAATCCGGTACCGAAATTATGAGAATCCTAAAAGAACTTCATGATAAAGGTAATACTATTATTCTCATAACTCACGACAACAATATAGCTAATCAGGCTAAACGTGTGGTGAGAATTCAGGACGGAGAAATCATTGAAGACAGGGAGGTGGGCTGA
- a CDS encoding HlyD family efflux transporter periplasmic adaptor subunit, translated as MELYSNHKLNNNLLRKIKTKPVIIGVICFILITAIIVALVLRFGSVKTAAIEQRTEKVVKGSISVSVTGSGPVKSSNESEVTSAVSGKITKIYHKEGDTVKAGELLFDLDDSDARLNVEKIKNSIAQTRLTADSNEKGMNNLIVNAPFDGQVTNVTFSKVGDEINKGATVLTITDVSKLKLSASFSGAIIQEIKTGQKVIVNVQDLMQSVEGIVTYISKNPSTTSTGGAVYDAEITLSNPGSLKAGMGANVEVETKTGSHTSTGTGKLEYVNSQVIKCDSGGVIEKITVKENQFVSAGQSLIQFRNDDLELSVQTTGLKIQDLNNQLAAAEKQLSEYKIYSPIDGVIVLQDIKVGNSVKPADVLTTITDPGHMEFSVSIDELDIAKIKVGQKVNITIAALPETLLKPIGGQVSKIAIQGTSSNGVTTYPVTIKVNEAADLKVGMNADAEIMISEKTDILVVPLEAVQKMRNRSFVMVKEKEGNSADGAVEKSTDAISDGNRIRRNNSGNNSNGNGGGRRNSSDSASTGTNSGNFAAGISRMNPAYAQYYSNAVMKPVEVGTNNDQYIEIVSGLNEGDEVILPPLANSSSQNNMQVRSNIGGIGGMGGLGGGFGGNPERNRNNTQSNNSSGERK; from the coding sequence GTGGAATTATACTCAAATCATAAGCTAAATAATAATCTTTTAAGAAAAATTAAAACTAAGCCGGTTATCATCGGTGTGATTTGTTTTATCTTAATTACAGCAATAATCGTAGCTCTGGTGCTTAGATTCGGTTCCGTTAAGACTGCAGCTATAGAGCAGCGAACCGAAAAGGTTGTAAAGGGTAGCATTAGTGTTTCTGTAACAGGATCCGGTCCTGTGAAATCTTCCAATGAATCAGAGGTAACATCGGCTGTTTCAGGTAAAATCACAAAAATCTATCATAAAGAGGGAGATACCGTAAAAGCCGGTGAATTACTGTTTGATCTTGATGATTCCGATGCAAGATTGAATGTAGAAAAGATTAAGAATAGTATAGCGCAGACCCGGCTAACAGCTGACAGTAATGAAAAGGGGATGAATAACCTTATTGTAAATGCTCCTTTTGATGGACAGGTAACAAACGTTACCTTCTCCAAGGTTGGTGATGAAATTAATAAAGGTGCAACAGTGTTAACAATAACTGATGTATCCAAGCTGAAGTTAAGTGCGTCATTTAGCGGAGCTATCATACAAGAAATCAAGACTGGTCAGAAAGTCATTGTAAATGTGCAGGACTTAATGCAGTCAGTCGAAGGTATTGTTACATACATAAGCAAAAACCCTTCTACTACAAGTACAGGAGGAGCCGTCTATGATGCAGAAATCACACTTTCAAACCCCGGATCACTAAAGGCTGGTATGGGTGCAAATGTAGAGGTTGAAACAAAAACAGGTTCGCACACAAGCACAGGTACCGGAAAATTGGAATATGTAAACTCACAGGTAATAAAATGTGATTCCGGTGGAGTAATAGAGAAAATCACTGTTAAAGAAAATCAGTTTGTTAGTGCAGGTCAGTCACTTATACAGTTCAGGAATGATGACCTGGAGCTTTCTGTTCAGACTACAGGCTTAAAAATACAGGACTTGAATAATCAGCTTGCTGCCGCAGAAAAACAGCTGTCGGAATATAAGATTTATTCGCCTATAGATGGGGTAATAGTATTACAGGACATAAAAGTCGGAAATTCCGTGAAACCTGCTGATGTACTCACAACAATAACAGACCCGGGGCATATGGAATTTAGTGTTTCTATAGATGAACTTGATATAGCAAAAATAAAGGTCGGACAAAAAGTAAACATAACAATTGCAGCATTACCTGAAACATTGTTAAAGCCCATTGGTGGCCAGGTTTCAAAGATTGCAATTCAAGGTACATCATCAAATGGAGTAACTACTTATCCTGTGACTATAAAGGTCAATGAAGCAGCCGACTTAAAAGTTGGAATGAATGCTGACGCAGAAATCATGATAAGCGAAAAAACAGACATACTGGTGGTTCCCCTTGAAGCTGTTCAAAAAATGAGAAACAGAAGCTTTGTAATGGTAAAGGAAAAGGAAGGAAATTCAGCAGATGGTGCTGTTGAGAAGAGCACTGATGCAATAAGTGATGGAAACAGAATCAGAAGAAACAATTCAGGAAACAACAGTAATGGAAATGGCGGAGGAAGAAGGAATTCTTCAGATAGTGCCTCAACAGGTACAAATTCCGGTAATTTTGCTGCTGGAATCTCGAGAATGAATCCAGCTTATGCACAGTATTATTCTAATGCCGTTATGAAGCCTGTTGAAGTAGGAACAAACAATGACCAGTATATTGAGATAGTCAGTGGTCTAAATGAAGGAGACGAAGTTATTTTACCACCTTTGGCCAATAGCTCTTCGCAGAATAATATGCAAGTCCGAAGCAACATAGGCGGCATAGGTGGTATGGGAGGCTTAGGCGGTGGTTTTGGCGGAAATCCCGAAAGAAATAGAAATAATACCCAAAGTAATAATTCTTCGGGTGAAAGAAAATAA
- a CDS encoding calcium-translocating P-type ATPase, SERCA-type, with amino-acid sequence MQDKSKTLKEILFHTLDEKTTLEKLESSLDGLSEHEAEERASIYGTNELEEGKKKSIIIMFLEQFKDIMVIVLLIAALISGLTHDITDSFIILAVVVINAILGVVQESKAEKALSALKKMSSPNARVKRDGTVKQIKSESIVPGDIVLLEAGDYVPADMRLLQSASLKIEEAALTGESVPAEKITVKIDKPDLVIGDRRNMAYTGSSITYGRGMGVVMATGMETEVGKIAGHLTRSENQQTPLQRKLAELSKYLTIGIILISVIIFVAGIVQGRAYLDMFLIAISLAVAAIPEGLPAVITIVLALGVQKMAKRKAIIRKLSAVETLGSTEIICSDKTGTLTQNKMTVKEVYVGSRTKKAEELSENDGNALLFIQSLVLCNDSKQTKTGKENVEFIGDPTETALTSFGHYKGFLKDRVEEQIPRIGEIPFDSERKLMTTINRFADKQRIITKGAPDVLLERCSGIMEDDGSAEPLTDEHRKRISEANREMASKALRVLAVAVRESVELPDNLSSEVIERNLNFLGLVGMIDPPREEARDAVRICSEAGIRPIMITGDHKDTAAAIAKELNIIQSEEQVITGSELNTISDEEFKEKVKKYSVYARVSPEHKVRIVKAWKQHDKIVAMTGDGVNDAPALKAADIGIGMGITGTDVAKGVSNMVLSDDNFATIVVAVEEGRKVYSNMRKTIQFLLSSNLGEIVTLFLGTMLNWTVLLPIHILWVNLVTDTLPALALGVEAAEKDIMKKRPRKAKSGFFSEGYGISIIYQGIFKGLLTLSAFFLGLQLYTQEIATTMAFTTLGLIQLTHSLNVRSNEKSLFRIGVFSNTYLIGAIAIAAFLQLIVIVVPFFREIFKVTSLNTEQWLIVLAASFTIIPVVEAVKIVQNRRQREEV; translated from the coding sequence ATGCAAGATAAAAGTAAAACTTTAAAAGAAATTCTGTTTCATACATTAGATGAAAAAACAACCCTTGAGAAGCTTGAATCGAGTCTTGACGGGTTATCTGAACATGAAGCTGAAGAAAGGGCAAGTATATACGGCACTAATGAGTTGGAAGAAGGCAAGAAGAAATCAATAATCATAATGTTTTTAGAACAGTTTAAAGATATTATGGTTATTGTATTATTGATTGCTGCCTTGATTTCAGGACTAACACACGATATTACAGACTCATTCATTATTCTCGCCGTTGTAGTAATTAATGCCATTCTTGGCGTAGTGCAGGAAAGCAAAGCGGAAAAAGCATTGTCTGCGCTAAAAAAGATGTCTTCACCAAACGCCAGGGTAAAAAGAGACGGAACTGTAAAGCAAATAAAATCTGAGAGTATTGTTCCGGGAGATATAGTTTTACTGGAAGCAGGAGATTATGTTCCTGCCGATATGAGGCTGCTGCAGAGTGCAAGTCTCAAGATTGAAGAAGCAGCACTTACAGGAGAATCCGTTCCTGCAGAAAAAATTACTGTAAAAATTGATAAGCCCGATCTTGTAATAGGTGACAGGAGAAATATGGCATATACAGGGAGCAGCATAACTTACGGACGTGGAATGGGTGTGGTTATGGCTACAGGAATGGAAACTGAGGTAGGAAAAATTGCAGGACATTTGACCAGGTCAGAAAATCAGCAGACACCCCTACAGAGAAAGCTTGCAGAACTGAGTAAATACCTTACGATAGGAATAATACTGATATCGGTTATTATTTTTGTGGCTGGAATTGTACAGGGAAGAGCGTACCTGGATATGTTCCTGATAGCTATAAGTCTTGCTGTTGCGGCTATACCGGAAGGCTTGCCCGCAGTCATAACGATTGTGTTGGCATTGGGTGTACAGAAAATGGCTAAAAGAAAAGCAATAATTCGTAAGCTTTCAGCTGTAGAAACATTGGGTAGTACGGAGATTATCTGCTCGGATAAGACAGGAACTTTGACACAGAATAAAATGACTGTTAAGGAGGTATATGTAGGCAGCAGGACTAAAAAGGCAGAAGAATTGAGTGAAAATGACGGAAATGCTTTATTGTTCATCCAGTCTCTTGTACTTTGCAATGATTCGAAGCAAACAAAAACAGGTAAAGAAAATGTAGAATTTATAGGTGATCCGACAGAAACTGCTCTTACTAGCTTCGGGCATTACAAGGGGTTTTTAAAAGACCGTGTTGAAGAGCAAATTCCCAGGATCGGTGAAATACCTTTTGATTCAGAAAGAAAACTAATGACTACAATAAATAGGTTTGCTGACAAGCAGAGAATTATTACTAAAGGCGCACCAGATGTACTTCTGGAAAGATGCAGCGGTATAATGGAGGACGATGGTAGTGCTGAACCTCTTACAGATGAGCACAGGAAAAGAATAAGCGAGGCAAACAGGGAGATGGCAAGCAAAGCCTTAAGAGTATTGGCTGTAGCTGTAAGAGAATCAGTGGAATTACCTGATAATCTGTCGAGTGAAGTTATAGAGAGAAATTTGAATTTTCTTGGACTGGTAGGAATGATAGATCCGCCGCGTGAAGAAGCAAGAGATGCTGTACGTATCTGTTCTGAGGCTGGTATAAGACCAATTATGATAACGGGAGATCATAAGGATACTGCAGCAGCCATAGCAAAAGAGCTTAATATAATCCAAAGTGAAGAACAGGTAATTACAGGCAGTGAACTAAATACTATAAGTGATGAAGAATTTAAGGAAAAGGTAAAAAAGTATTCGGTTTATGCAAGGGTATCACCCGAACACAAGGTAAGAATAGTAAAGGCATGGAAACAACATGACAAAATCGTTGCCATGACAGGAGACGGTGTAAATGATGCACCTGCACTAAAAGCTGCTGATATAGGAATAGGAATGGGCATAACGGGTACTGATGTAGCAAAGGGCGTATCAAACATGGTTTTGTCGGACGACAATTTTGCTACAATTGTAGTTGCTGTGGAAGAAGGCAGAAAGGTATACAGCAATATGCGTAAAACGATACAGTTTCTCCTCTCTTCAAATCTTGGAGAAATAGTTACCCTGTTTCTGGGTACTATGTTGAACTGGACTGTACTGCTTCCGATACACATTCTTTGGGTAAATCTTGTCACGGATACTCTGCCGGCTTTAGCACTGGGTGTGGAAGCTGCTGAAAAGGATATAATGAAGAAAAGGCCGAGAAAGGCGAAAAGCGGCTTTTTTTCTGAGGGCTACGGAATAAGTATAATATATCAGGGCATATTCAAAGGACTGCTCACTCTATCAGCCTTCTTTCTGGGCTTGCAGCTATACACACAGGAGATTGCTACAACAATGGCATTTACAACACTTGGATTAATACAGCTGACTCATTCATTAAATGTAAGATCCAATGAAAAATCTCTATTTAGAATAGGAGTATTTTCAAACACATATCTGATAGGGGCTATAGCAATAGCGGCATTTCTTCAACTGATTGTAATAGTAGTTCCTTTTTTTAGAGAAATATTCAAGGTGACCAGTTTGAATACTGAACAGTGGCTAATTGTGCTTGCAGCTTCGTTTACCATAATTCCTGTAGTCGAAGCAGTTAAAATTGTACAGAACAGAAGGCAGCGGGAAGAGGTTTGA
- a CDS encoding SH3 domain-containing protein codes for MKKNFRIIAGVFILILITSICFNIVLAVPETNPDPGSDQDPLVSQSYVDSLMAKYENEIKALREEIKTLKSDTGSQSKTLETVSVKAGQRIYAKSGTEIILKSGKAIAVKGKNGGLTDTTSAKELGNGAQISINHLLISPQDDGRGLKTSTNCWILVSGAYTIQGLSDEEIKNTEKENPPVKEDTAASTKGKVTASALNIRENANTTSKVVGKLTKDEVVTVLSKNGEWYKIKNSKGVTGWVLGKYIKT; via the coding sequence ATGAAAAAAAATTTCCGTATAATCGCGGGAGTATTTATACTGATACTTATTACATCTATCTGTTTCAACATAGTACTGGCTGTACCCGAAACAAATCCGGACCCTGGTTCTGATCAAGACCCTCTGGTATCACAAAGTTATGTTGATTCGCTTATGGCAAAGTATGAAAATGAAATAAAAGCTTTACGTGAAGAAATAAAAACCCTGAAATCTGATACGGGGTCTCAGTCAAAGACACTTGAAACCGTATCTGTTAAAGCTGGACAAAGGATTTATGCAAAATCAGGCACTGAAATCATATTAAAATCTGGAAAAGCTATTGCAGTAAAGGGTAAGAACGGGGGACTCACTGATACAACCTCTGCAAAAGAACTTGGAAATGGAGCACAGATATCAATCAATCACTTGCTTATTTCCCCGCAAGATGACGGAAGAGGTTTAAAGACTTCAACCAACTGCTGGATTCTTGTAAGCGGAGCATATACAATTCAAGGATTATCGGATGAAGAGATAAAAAACACGGAAAAAGAAAATCCTCCTGTTAAGGAAGATACTGCAGCCTCAACAAAGGGAAAGGTTACGGCAAGTGCTTTAAATATACGGGAAAATGCAAATACTACATCTAAAGTAGTAGGAAAACTGACAAAGGACGAAGTAGTAACTGTCTTGTCAAAGAATGGAGAATGGTATAAGATTAAAAACTCAAAAGGTGTAACCGGCTGGGTTTTAGGAAAATATATAAAGACATGA